From a region of the Gammaproteobacteria bacterium genome:
- a CDS encoding farnesyl diphosphate synthase, which yields MAPFEERVAGYCAHLETVLDNWLPAVTKPPQRLHQAMRYAVLGGGKRMRPLLVYATGEVLGVARKLLDGPAAAVEIIHAYSLIHDDLPAMDDDNLRRGRPTCHKAFDEATAILAGDALQVLAFQILAEDARMTASPAARVKMLHSLAVASGAAGMAGGQAMDMDAIGQSLSLAELELMHIHKTGALIRVSVMLAAQCVPGLTAEKQTALDRYAKCVGLAFQIRDDILDVEGETAALGKQAGADASLNKPTYPSVLGLAESRERAQNLHHEALEALKPFGAAAQPLAWLSEYIVTRKH from the coding sequence ATGGCGCCCTTCGAAGAACGCGTGGCGGGGTACTGCGCGCACCTCGAAACCGTGCTCGACAATTGGCTGCCGGCCGTGACCAAACCCCCGCAGCGGCTGCATCAGGCGATGCGCTACGCGGTCCTGGGCGGCGGCAAACGCATGCGCCCGCTGCTGGTGTACGCCACCGGTGAAGTCCTGGGCGTGGCGCGCAAGCTGCTGGATGGCCCGGCCGCCGCCGTGGAGATCATTCACGCCTACTCCCTGATCCACGACGACCTGCCGGCCATGGACGACGACAACCTGCGCCGCGGCCGCCCCACCTGCCACAAGGCTTTCGATGAAGCCACGGCGATTCTTGCCGGCGACGCCCTGCAGGTGCTGGCATTTCAGATTCTGGCCGAGGATGCGCGCATGACGGCCTCCCCCGCCGCGCGCGTCAAAATGCTTCACAGCTTGGCGGTAGCGAGTGGGGCGGCCGGCATGGCTGGCGGCCAGGCCATGGATATGGATGCAATCGGGCAATCGCTGAGCCTCGCCGAACTGGAACTCATGCACATCCACAAGACCGGCGCGCTGATCCGCGTGAGTGTGATGCTCGCGGCGCAATGCGTTCCGGGCCTGACTGCGGAAAAGCAAACCGCGCTCGACCGCTATGCCAAATGCGTCGGCTTGGCATTTCAGATTCGCGACGACATCCTGGACGTCGAAGGCGAAACTGCGGCGCTCGGCAAACAGGCCGGCGCAGACGCCTCGCTCAACAAGCCTACATACCCGAGTGTGCTGGGACTCGCGGAATCGCGCGAGCGCGCCCAGAACCTGCACCATGAGGCGCTTGAGGCGCTCAAACCGTTTGGCGCAGCCGCGCAGCCGCTCGCCTGGCTATCCGAATATATTGTCACCCGCAAACATTGA
- a CDS encoding alpha/beta fold hydrolase, with amino-acid sequence MRQHIRYLVTPDGVHVAWAEMGSGPTLVKPATWLTHLKYDLESPVWRHWMQFLSGHFRYVRYDERGCGMSDWRAADLSAAHWVQDLECVVEKASIEHPFVLLGISQGAATAVEFAVRHPERVSRMVLYGGYACGWKQRGNPNATRYYEALVEMMRHGWGSENSTFRQLFTSMFVPGGTPEQLGWFNELCRRTTTPEIAVELMKARGSVNVLDLLPQVRTPTLVIHARHDKAVPYSEGCLLASRIPNADFVELDSCNHVLLEHEPAWREFQSLVLEFTGAERGASAAFEGLSRREHQILALINDGLSNGEIAERLFIDEKTVRNHVSRLFDKLGVSSRAQAIVLAHKRGFQA; translated from the coding sequence ATGCGTCAGCATATCCGCTATCTCGTAACTCCTGACGGGGTGCATGTGGCTTGGGCCGAAATGGGGTCCGGGCCGACGCTGGTTAAACCCGCCACTTGGCTTACACATCTGAAATACGACCTGGAAAGTCCAGTGTGGCGCCATTGGATGCAATTTCTTTCCGGACATTTCCGTTACGTCCGCTACGACGAACGCGGTTGCGGCATGAGCGACTGGCGTGCGGCTGATCTTTCCGCAGCTCACTGGGTCCAGGATTTGGAATGTGTGGTGGAGAAAGCCAGCATTGAGCATCCATTTGTTTTGCTTGGCATCTCGCAGGGAGCGGCTACAGCCGTTGAGTTTGCAGTCCGTCACCCGGAAAGGGTGTCGCGCATGGTTCTCTATGGCGGCTACGCCTGCGGATGGAAACAGCGGGGCAATCCAAATGCCACGCGTTATTACGAAGCCCTGGTGGAGATGATGCGGCACGGCTGGGGCAGCGAGAATTCCACTTTCCGGCAATTATTCACCTCGATGTTTGTCCCCGGCGGCACGCCGGAACAGCTCGGTTGGTTCAACGAGCTGTGCCGGCGCACCACGACACCCGAAATCGCCGTCGAACTCATGAAAGCGCGTGGCAGTGTGAACGTCCTGGATTTGCTCCCTCAAGTACGTACACCGACCCTGGTGATACACGCGCGCCACGATAAAGCGGTTCCGTATTCGGAAGGATGTCTTCTGGCATCGAGAATTCCCAATGCGGATTTCGTGGAACTCGATTCCTGCAATCACGTGTTGCTTGAGCATGAACCCGCCTGGCGGGAGTTTCAATCGCTGGTGCTGGAATTCACCGGCGCAGAGCGCGGCGCCAGCGCGGCTTTCGAAGGACTCTCGCGTCGCGAACACCAGATTCTTGCCTTGATCAACGACGGATTGAGCAACGGAGAAATTGCCGAACGCCTGTTCATTGACGAAAAGACGGTGCGCAACCACGTCTCCCGGCTGTTCGACAAGCTCGGGGTAAGCAGTCGCGCACAGGCCATCGTTTTGGCCCACAAGCGTGGCTTTCAAGCCTAG
- a CDS encoding isoprenylcysteine carboxylmethyltransferase family protein: MQRSFILLFGVIAYGLFLLTFLYLIAFVGNLQLTRLAETFPLVAALVPHSIDAGRPTGSLITALVINLVLILVFGMQHSFMARSGFKAWLKRYLPASAERSVFVLIASLVLILLFWQWRPIAVTVWRADSAWGQSFGWIVFAAGFGLVLISTFLINHFELFGLKQVWAQLRGREARPPQFAMPLFYKMVRHPLYLGFLLAFWGAPVMTAGHLLFAIVMSGYILVAIRFEERDLVQFHGQLYEHYRTRVPKIVPLTGWLLHRRNTH, translated from the coding sequence ATGCAGCGCTCATTCATTCTGCTTTTCGGCGTCATCGCCTACGGACTATTCCTGCTGACATTCCTTTATCTGATAGCCTTCGTGGGCAATTTGCAACTCACGCGATTGGCTGAGACGTTTCCGCTAGTGGCTGCACTGGTACCGCATTCCATTGATGCAGGCCGTCCAACAGGCAGCCTCATCACGGCCCTGGTGATCAATTTGGTGCTGATTCTGGTATTTGGGATGCAGCACTCCTTCATGGCGCGCAGCGGTTTCAAGGCCTGGCTGAAACGCTACCTGCCGGCATCCGCCGAGCGCAGTGTGTTTGTACTCATCGCCAGTCTGGTCCTGATCTTGCTCTTTTGGCAGTGGCGGCCGATCGCGGTTACGGTCTGGAGGGCAGATAGCGCGTGGGGTCAGTCGTTCGGCTGGATTGTATTCGCAGCCGGATTCGGATTGGTGTTGATTTCCACCTTTCTCATCAACCATTTCGAGCTGTTCGGACTCAAGCAGGTGTGGGCGCAGTTGCGGGGCCGCGAGGCGCGCCCACCTCAATTTGCTATGCCACTGTTCTACAAAATGGTGCGCCATCCGCTGTATCTCGGCTTTCTGCTCGCGTTCTGGGGAGCGCCGGTGATGACGGCGGGACACCTGTTGTTTGCCATCGTCATGAGCGGCTACATCTTGGTTGCCATCCGCTTCGAGGAACGTGATTTGGTGCAATTCCATGGCCAACTCTACGAACATTACCGCACACGCGTTCCCAAGATTGTGCCGCTCACCGGCTGGCTGCTGCATCGTAGGAACACGCACTGA
- the folE2 gene encoding GTP cyclohydrolase FolE2, giving the protein MTPNQPAKQAKIVAIADVQASADTRRIPINQVGIKEIRYPIRVRERSGGEQHTIATFAMYVDLPHNFKGTHMSRFVEILNHYEREITVESFKEMITEMTERLGARSGHIEMRFPYFIAKKAPVSGVQSLLDYDVTFIGERRDGQNCLRLKIVVPVTSLCPCSKEISAYGAHNQRSHVTVSCRTRGFVWLEELIDIVEREASSELYGLLKRPDEKFVTERAYDNPKFVEDMVRDIAMQLNADERIRAYTIESENFESIHNHSAYAMVEHNKDA; this is encoded by the coding sequence ATGACGCCCAACCAGCCGGCCAAGCAGGCCAAGATCGTCGCCATCGCCGACGTGCAGGCCAGCGCCGACACGCGCCGCATTCCCATCAATCAGGTGGGTATCAAGGAAATCCGCTATCCCATCCGCGTACGCGAACGCTCGGGCGGCGAACAACACACCATCGCGACCTTTGCCATGTACGTGGATCTGCCCCACAACTTCAAGGGCACGCACATGTCGCGCTTCGTGGAGATCCTCAACCACTACGAGCGTGAAATCACCGTGGAGTCCTTCAAGGAAATGATCACGGAGATGACCGAACGGCTGGGAGCACGCTCCGGGCATATCGAGATGCGCTTCCCGTATTTCATCGCGAAGAAAGCCCCGGTGTCCGGCGTACAGAGCCTGCTCGACTACGACGTGACCTTCATCGGCGAGCGCCGCGACGGCCAGAACTGCCTGCGCCTCAAGATCGTGGTGCCGGTCACCAGCCTGTGCCCCTGCTCCAAGGAAATCTCGGCGTATGGCGCGCACAACCAGCGCTCCCACGTGACCGTGAGCTGCCGAACCCGCGGCTTCGTGTGGCTGGAAGAACTCATTGACATCGTGGAACGCGAGGCGTCGTCCGAGTTATACGGATTGCTCAAGCGTCCGGACGAGAAATTCGTCACCGAGCGCGCCTATGACAACCCCAAGTTCGTGGAAGACATGGTGCGCGACATCGCGATGCAGCTCAACGCCGACGAACGCATCCGCGCTTACACCATCGAGTCGGAGAATTTCGAGTCCATCCACAACCATTCGGCTTACGCCATGGTGGAACACAACAAGGACGCCTGA
- the parE gene encoding DNA topoisomerase IV subunit B — MSAKYDAADIEVLSGLDPVRRRPGMYTDTSRPNHLAQEVIDNSVDEAVAGFAKKIEVILHKDGSLSANDDGRGMPVDVHPKEKLTGVELILTRLHAGAKFSDKHYRFSGGLHGVGVSVVNALSSKLEVWVRRNGKNYHMAFKDGKRVGKLEEQGEVGRANTGTRLRFWPDPKYFDSPKFSIPKLKHVLRAKAVLCPGLTVKFINEQTLETDEWQYHGGLKDYLIESLEGREFIPHEPFNGGLEAEKETADWAVVWLPDGGEVFAESYVNLIPTVQGGTHVNGLRTGLTDAVREFCEFRNLVPRGVKLAPEDICDRVAYVLSVKMSDPQFSGQTKERLSSRESATFVSGIVKDALALWLNQHTEAGEQIAQLAIENAQQRLKLSKQVMRKKITSGPALPGKLADCSSGEPERSELFLVEGDSAGGSAKQARDREFQAILPLRGKILNTWEVDAGEVLASQEVHDISVALGVEPGSSKLDGLRYHKVCILADADSDGLHIATLLCALFLRHFRALVERGHVFVCMPPLFRIDAGKNVYYALDEAERKGILDRIAAEKQKGKVTVTRFKGLGEMSPLQLRETTIAPDTRRLVQLTVDAKDNTDKLMDMLLAKKRAADRKQWLEKKGNLAEV; from the coding sequence ATGAGCGCCAAATACGACGCGGCTGACATCGAGGTTTTGTCCGGCCTGGACCCGGTGCGCAGGCGGCCGGGCATGTACACCGACACCAGCCGCCCCAATCATCTCGCCCAGGAAGTCATAGACAACTCGGTGGACGAAGCCGTCGCCGGGTTTGCGAAAAAAATCGAGGTGATCCTGCACAAGGACGGCTCGCTGTCGGCCAACGACGACGGCCGCGGCATGCCGGTGGACGTGCATCCCAAGGAAAAACTCACCGGCGTGGAACTGATCCTCACGCGCCTGCACGCGGGCGCCAAGTTCTCCGACAAGCATTACCGTTTCTCAGGCGGATTGCACGGTGTGGGCGTGTCGGTGGTGAATGCGCTGTCCAGCAAACTCGAAGTCTGGGTGCGGCGCAACGGCAAGAACTATCACATGGCCTTCAAGGACGGCAAGCGCGTAGGCAAGTTGGAAGAGCAGGGCGAAGTGGGCCGCGCCAATACCGGCACACGCCTGCGCTTTTGGCCGGACCCGAAGTATTTCGACTCGCCGAAATTCTCCATTCCGAAACTCAAACATGTGTTGCGCGCCAAAGCGGTGCTCTGTCCCGGCCTTACCGTCAAGTTCATCAACGAGCAGACGCTGGAAACAGACGAATGGCAGTATCACGGAGGACTCAAGGATTATTTGATTGAATCCCTGGAGGGTCGCGAGTTCATCCCCCATGAGCCTTTCAACGGCGGCTTGGAAGCCGAAAAGGAGACCGCGGATTGGGCGGTGGTGTGGTTGCCGGACGGCGGCGAGGTATTTGCCGAGAGCTACGTGAACCTGATACCGACGGTGCAGGGCGGTACGCACGTGAACGGCCTGCGCACCGGGCTCACGGATGCGGTGCGCGAATTCTGCGAGTTCCGCAATCTGGTGCCGCGCGGCGTGAAGCTCGCGCCCGAAGACATTTGCGACCGCGTGGCCTACGTGCTGTCGGTGAAGATGAGCGATCCGCAGTTCTCCGGCCAGACCAAGGAACGCCTGTCCTCACGGGAATCGGCCACATTTGTTTCCGGCATCGTCAAGGACGCGCTGGCGCTGTGGCTCAATCAGCACACCGAAGCCGGCGAGCAGATCGCGCAACTCGCCATCGAAAACGCGCAGCAGCGCCTCAAGCTCAGCAAGCAGGTGATGCGCAAGAAAATCACCAGCGGCCCGGCGTTGCCCGGCAAGCTCGCGGACTGCTCCAGCGGCGAGCCGGAGCGCAGCGAATTGTTCCTGGTGGAAGGCGATTCCGCCGGTGGCTCGGCCAAGCAGGCCCGCGACCGGGAATTCCAGGCCATCCTGCCGCTGCGCGGCAAGATCCTGAACACCTGGGAGGTGGACGCCGGCGAAGTGCTGGCGTCGCAGGAAGTGCACGACATCAGCGTGGCCCTGGGGGTGGAGCCGGGCTCCAGCAAGCTCGATGGCTTGCGTTATCACAAGGTCTGCATTTTGGCGGATGCGGATTCCGACGGCCTGCATATCGCCACACTTTTATGTGCGCTGTTCCTGCGCCATTTCCGCGCGCTGGTGGAGCGCGGCCACGTGTTCGTATGTATGCCGCCCTTGTTTCGCATAGACGCAGGCAAGAACGTGTATTACGCGCTGGATGAAGCCGAACGCAAAGGCATTCTGGATCGCATCGCCGCGGAGAAGCAGAAGGGCAAGGTCACGGTCACGCGCTTCAAGGGTTTGGGCGAAATGAGCCCGCTGCAACTGCGCGAGACCACCATTGCGCCCGACACCCGCCGGCTGGTGCAGCTTACCGTGGACGCCAAGGACAACACCGATAAACTCATGGACATGCTGCTCGCCAAGAAGCGCGCCGCGGATCGCAAGCAATGGCTGGAAAAGAAAGGAAATTTAGCGGAGGTTTAG
- a CDS encoding DUF3501 family protein, whose protein sequence is MQKLSRQDLWSLEDYAQKRDAFRRQVMEHKRVRNLQVGPHVRLLFEDRLTMQYQIQEMLRAERIFEAQGIQDELDTYNALIPEAGNLAATMMIEFENVAERQRALAQLVGIEHQVWLQVAGFDRVFAIADEDMDRSTADKTSSVHFLRFELAASMVSKLKNGAALGAGIEHANYAYSVETIPANIRASLTADLS, encoded by the coding sequence ATGCAAAAACTGAGCCGTCAGGATCTGTGGAGCCTGGAAGACTACGCGCAGAAGCGCGATGCCTTCCGCCGGCAGGTCATGGAGCACAAGCGGGTCCGCAACCTGCAGGTGGGACCGCATGTGCGCCTGCTGTTCGAAGACCGCCTGACGATGCAGTACCAGATACAGGAAATGCTGCGCGCCGAGCGGATTTTCGAGGCCCAGGGCATCCAGGACGAGCTCGATACCTACAATGCCCTGATACCGGAAGCCGGCAATCTCGCTGCGACCATGATGATCGAGTTTGAAAACGTGGCTGAACGTCAACGGGCACTCGCGCAGCTCGTGGGCATCGAGCACCAAGTGTGGCTGCAGGTGGCGGGGTTCGACCGGGTATTTGCGATTGCCGACGAGGACATGGATCGCAGCACCGCCGACAAAACATCCAGCGTGCATTTTCTGCGCTTCGAGCTGGCGGCGTCCATGGTGAGCAAGCTAAAAAATGGGGCTGCACTGGGTGCGGGAATCGAACATGCCAATTACGCGTACTCGGTCGAAACTATTCCTGCCAATATCCGTGCGAGTCTGACTGCCGATCTCTCCTGA
- a CDS encoding heterodisulfide reductase-related iron-sulfur binding cluster: MAQEGGLKAPHRHHLDWQSEDFWNEALLLKEMERVFDICAGCRRCFSLCNAFPTLFDAVDATSGGEVSNVDHKIFWEVVDHCYLCDLCFMTKCPYVPPHPWDVDFPHLMLRGKAWKFRHHGASVRDKILSAPEKLGNFLGIPIVAQTVNAANKSRAVRKLVQDAVGVHADAVVPEFHSNTARKRLKHHTPLAADAEPAEGTRGRAAIFLTCYGNRNAPGLVTDLIAVLEHNGIPTRLTPQEHCCGMPKLELGDFDTIRKNKETNIPTLARLVDEGWDIVAPIPSCVLMFKQELPHLFPEDADVKKVQENIYDPFEYLMLRYKAGKLRTDFKQALGKVMYHVPCHQRVQNIGLKTRQLLELVPGTAVQAIERCSGHDGTYAVKREFHEISMKIGRPVMSQVAESGCDHYFSDCPMAAEQIQNGLPDRRAPESAFQLLRLAYGI; encoded by the coding sequence GTGGCGCAAGAAGGTGGTCTAAAGGCTCCCCACCGCCATCATCTGGACTGGCAGAGCGAGGATTTCTGGAATGAAGCCTTGCTGCTCAAGGAAATGGAACGCGTCTTTGACATCTGCGCCGGGTGCCGCCGCTGCTTCAGCCTGTGCAACGCGTTTCCCACCCTGTTCGATGCGGTGGACGCTACCTCCGGAGGCGAGGTTTCCAACGTAGATCACAAAATCTTCTGGGAAGTGGTGGATCACTGTTATCTCTGCGATCTGTGTTTCATGACCAAGTGCCCGTACGTGCCGCCGCACCCCTGGGACGTGGATTTCCCGCATCTGATGCTGCGCGGCAAGGCCTGGAAATTCAGGCACCATGGCGCCAGCGTGCGCGACAAGATTCTGTCCGCGCCGGAAAAGCTCGGCAATTTCCTCGGTATCCCTATTGTGGCGCAGACCGTAAATGCGGCAAACAAAAGTCGTGCTGTGCGCAAGCTGGTGCAGGATGCTGTCGGCGTGCACGCGGATGCGGTGGTGCCGGAGTTTCACAGCAATACCGCGCGCAAACGCCTCAAGCATCACACGCCACTTGCGGCGGACGCGGAGCCGGCCGAGGGCACACGCGGCCGGGCGGCTATTTTTCTCACCTGTTACGGCAATCGCAACGCCCCCGGGCTGGTGACCGATCTGATCGCGGTGCTGGAGCACAACGGTATCCCGACGCGCCTTACGCCGCAGGAGCATTGCTGCGGCATGCCGAAGCTGGAACTCGGCGATTTTGACACCATCCGCAAGAACAAGGAGACCAACATTCCCACACTCGCAAGGCTGGTGGACGAAGGCTGGGACATCGTGGCGCCGATTCCGTCCTGCGTGCTCATGTTCAAGCAGGAGCTGCCGCACCTGTTTCCGGAAGATGCCGACGTAAAGAAAGTCCAGGAGAACATCTACGACCCGTTTGAGTACCTGATGTTGCGGTACAAGGCCGGCAAGCTCAGAACCGATTTCAAGCAGGCTCTCGGCAAGGTGATGTATCACGTCCCTTGTCACCAGCGCGTGCAGAACATCGGCCTCAAGACGAGGCAGTTGCTCGAACTGGTACCCGGAACAGCCGTTCAGGCCATCGAGCGCTGCTCGGGTCATGACGGCACCTATGCGGTGAAGCGCGAATTTCACGAGATATCCATGAAAATCGGCCGGCCAGTGATGAGCCAAGTCGCGGAATCGGGTTGCGATCACTATTTCAGCGACTGCCCCATGGCGGCCGAGCAGATCCAGAACGGCCTCCCGGACCGGCGCGCTCCCGAATCGGCCTTCCAGCTCCTGCGCCTAGCGTATGGAATTTAG
- a CDS encoding thioesterase family protein → MYTKTLYAGWSDMDFNSHMKNTSYLDKTADVRQMFLIENGFPVEEFLKLGIGPVVMKDEIEYFKEIRLQEQIKVTYALAGHAPDGSRFLLRHEIFRPDGNLSARVTSAGGWLNLTERRLVAPPPILLSVMNLLEKTRDFAILPSSIRHDH, encoded by the coding sequence ATGTACACAAAGACACTTTATGCAGGCTGGTCCGATATGGACTTCAATTCCCACATGAAAAATACATCGTACCTGGACAAGACCGCGGATGTTCGTCAGATGTTTCTGATCGAAAACGGCTTTCCAGTTGAAGAGTTCCTGAAGCTCGGAATCGGGCCGGTGGTCATGAAGGACGAGATCGAATACTTCAAGGAAATCCGGTTGCAGGAACAAATCAAAGTAACCTATGCACTTGCAGGCCACGCACCCGACGGCAGCCGATTTCTCCTCCGGCATGAGATCTTTCGGCCAGACGGTAACCTCAGCGCGCGCGTAACGAGCGCCGGGGGATGGTTGAACTTGACAGAACGCAGACTCGTCGCGCCACCGCCGATACTTTTGTCCGTCATGAATCTACTTGAAAAAACGCGCGACTTCGCAATCCTGCCCTCAAGCATAAGGCACGACCACTAA
- a CDS encoding rubrerythrin family protein, giving the protein MSKLKGSKTEENLKHAFAGESQANRRYLYFAAKADVEGYNDVSAVFRSTAEGETGHAHGHLEYLEQVGDPVTGLPIGPTGSNLKSAIAGETYEYTDMYPGMSKTARTEGFTEIADWFETLAKAERSHANRFQKSLDSLGK; this is encoded by the coding sequence ATGAGCAAGCTCAAAGGCAGCAAGACCGAGGAAAACCTCAAGCACGCCTTCGCCGGCGAATCCCAGGCCAACCGCCGCTACCTGTATTTCGCGGCCAAGGCCGATGTGGAAGGCTACAACGACGTGTCCGCCGTGTTCCGCTCCACCGCGGAAGGCGAAACCGGCCATGCCCACGGTCATCTGGAATACCTGGAGCAGGTGGGTGATCCGGTGACGGGACTGCCCATCGGTCCGACCGGCAGCAATCTCAAGTCCGCCATTGCCGGCGAAACGTATGAGTACACCGACATGTATCCCGGCATGTCCAAGACGGCCCGCACCGAGGGCTTCACGGAAATCGCGGACTGGTTCGAGACGCTCGCCAAGGCGGAGCGTTCGCACGCGAACCGCTTCCAGAAATCCCTGGATAGCCTCGGCAAGTAA
- the dxs gene encoding 1-deoxy-D-xylulose-5-phosphate synthase: protein MTDLSNYPLLSRLNSPADLRALPESELQKVVDELRTFQIETISHIGGHFAAGLGVVELTVALHYVFNTPEDRLVWDVGHQAYPHKVLTGRRDRLDTIRKWGGLAPFPKRAESPYDTFGVGHSSTSISAALGMALAAKHKGEDRHVVAVIGDGAMTAGMAFEALNHAGSLDANLLVVLNDNDMSISGNVGALSNYFAKVLSGRLYSHLREGGKKALSIMPPVREWARRSEEILKGMVVPGTLFEELGFNYIGPIDGHDVYTVMKTLRNMRALKGPQLLHIVTRKGKGYEPAEKDPIKWHGPGAFDAATGKIHSKPAPSPNYSDVFGQWLCDMAAQEPRMVAITPAMREGSGLVEFQKQFPERYFDVGIAEQHAVTLAAGLACGGLKPVVAIYSTFLQRAYDQLVHDVALQHLPVLFAIDRAGLVGPDGPTHSGSFDFNYMRCLPNVVLMAPADENECRQMLYTGMTLNQPSAVRYPRGRGPGVTIEREMRALPIGKAEVRREGKKLLLLAFGAMVDMAWPSAEELDATLVNMRFVKPLDEKLVLDLTDSHDLIVTLEDNAVAGGAGSAVSELLTTHDVHKPTLHIGIPDRFVDHGSREDCLRDAGLDAAGVRHSLDDWLAEQHPYKHAWRVATRRWTFSRS, encoded by the coding sequence ATGACCGATTTGTCGAATTATCCGCTGCTCTCACGCCTGAATTCACCCGCCGACCTGCGCGCCCTGCCCGAAAGCGAGCTGCAGAAAGTCGTGGACGAACTACGCACCTTCCAGATCGAAACCATCAGTCACATCGGCGGTCATTTCGCCGCCGGCCTGGGCGTGGTGGAGCTGACCGTGGCGTTGCACTACGTATTCAACACGCCCGAGGACCGGCTGGTGTGGGACGTGGGCCACCAAGCCTACCCGCACAAGGTGCTTACCGGGCGGCGCGACCGCTTGGACACCATCCGCAAATGGGGCGGCCTCGCGCCTTTCCCAAAGCGTGCCGAGAGCCCTTACGACACCTTCGGCGTTGGTCATTCCTCGACCAGCATCAGCGCCGCGCTCGGCATGGCGCTCGCCGCCAAACACAAGGGCGAAGACCGCCACGTGGTGGCGGTAATCGGCGACGGCGCCATGACCGCCGGCATGGCGTTCGAAGCGCTCAACCACGCCGGCAGCCTGGACGCCAACCTGCTGGTGGTGCTGAACGACAACGACATGTCCATTTCGGGCAACGTCGGCGCGCTCTCCAACTATTTCGCCAAGGTGCTGTCGGGGCGGCTGTATTCCCATTTGCGCGAAGGCGGCAAGAAAGCCCTGTCCATCATGCCGCCGGTGCGCGAGTGGGCGCGGCGCTCCGAGGAAATCCTCAAAGGCATGGTGGTGCCGGGCACGCTGTTCGAGGAACTGGGCTTCAACTATATCGGACCCATCGACGGCCACGACGTTTACACGGTGATGAAGACCCTGCGCAACATGCGCGCGCTCAAGGGCCCGCAACTGCTGCACATCGTCACGCGCAAGGGCAAGGGTTACGAGCCGGCGGAGAAAGACCCGATCAAATGGCACGGCCCAGGCGCATTCGATGCGGCGACCGGCAAAATCCATTCCAAACCCGCGCCCAGCCCGAATTATTCCGACGTGTTCGGTCAGTGGCTATGCGACATGGCGGCGCAGGAGCCACGCATGGTCGCGATCACCCCCGCGATGCGCGAGGGCTCGGGGCTGGTGGAGTTCCAAAAACAATTTCCCGAGCGCTATTTTGACGTGGGCATTGCCGAGCAACACGCGGTGACTCTGGCCGCGGGTCTGGCCTGCGGCGGCCTCAAGCCGGTCGTGGCGATATATTCCACGTTCCTGCAGCGCGCTTACGATCAGCTGGTGCATGACGTGGCGCTGCAGCATCTGCCGGTGCTGTTCGCCATTGACCGCGCGGGACTCGTGGGACCCGACGGGCCCACACACTCTGGCAGCTTCGATTTCAACTACATGCGCTGCCTGCCGAACGTGGTGTTGATGGCGCCGGCGGACGAGAACGAATGCCGCCAGATGCTCTACACCGGCATGACGCTCAACCAGCCGAGTGCGGTGCGCTATCCGCGCGGCCGCGGGCCGGGCGTGACCATTGAACGCGAGATGCGTGCACTGCCCATCGGCAAAGCCGAGGTGCGTCGCGAAGGCAAGAAGCTCCTGCTGCTCGCGTTTGGTGCCATGGTGGACATGGCCTGGCCGAGCGCCGAGGAACTCGATGCCACGTTGGTCAACATGCGCTTCGTGAAACCGCTGGACGAGAAACTGGTCCTGGATCTCACCGACAGCCACGACCTGATCGTCACGCTGGAAGACAACGCCGTGGCCGGCGGTGCCGGCAGCGCGGTGAGTGAACTGCTGACCACCCACGACGTGCACAAACCCACGCTGCACATCGGCATCCCCGATCGGTTCGTGGACCACGGTTCGCGCGAAGACTGCCTCAGGGATGCCGGCCTGGATGCAGCCGGCGTGCGTCATTCGCTGGACGACTGGCTGGCCGAACAACACCCCTACAAGCATGCATGGCGCGTGGCCACGCGGCGGTGGACTTTTTCCAGGTCCTGA
- a CDS encoding exodeoxyribonuclease VII small subunit → MAPSPKPDAPDFETALKELEKIVAALEKGNLSLDASLKHFERGIALTRQCQTALKKAELKVEMLVQNGDQQKLAPFETEEE, encoded by the coding sequence GTGGCCCCAAGCCCCAAACCCGACGCCCCGGATTTCGAGACCGCGCTCAAGGAACTGGAAAAAATCGTGGCGGCGCTGGAAAAGGGCAATCTCAGCCTGGATGCGTCGCTTAAGCATTTTGAACGCGGGATTGCGCTTACCCGCCAGTGCCAGACAGCGCTAAAAAAGGCGGAACTCAAGGTGGAAATGCTGGTGCAGAACGGCGACCAGCAGAAACTCGCGCCTTTCGAAACCGAGGAAGAATAA